The Polyodon spathula isolate WHYD16114869_AA chromosome 3, ASM1765450v1, whole genome shotgun sequence genome has a segment encoding these proteins:
- the LOC121313529 gene encoding ralA-binding protein 1-like gives MTECFLPPTSSPSEHRRVEHPGAMARTPSSEEISPIKFPGLYRTGQPSPPHDGLHQPADVASDEEKDHSKKKGKFKKKEKRNEGYAAFQEDSSGDEAESPSKMKRSKGIHVFKKPSFSKKKEKDFKVKEKPKEEKHKEEKHKEEKHKEEKHKEKKSKDLTAADVVKQWKEKKKKKKPSAEQEAVPQEAPCLRPVFGIPLAEAVDRTILYDGVRLPAVFRECIDYIENCGMKCEGIYRISGMKSKVDELKAAYDREESPCLDDYDPHAVASLLKQYLRELPENLLGRDLTVHFEEACSRASDAEKVQEFQRLLADMPSCNHLMLAWLLVHMDHVIAKEADTKMNIQNISIVLSPTIQISNRVLYVFFTHIKDLFGDVKLKPAVKPLRWSNMATMPALPKTQESVKEEIRRQEFLLNCLHRDLQAGIKDLSKEERLWEVQRILTALKRKLREAKRQECETKIAQEIASLSKEDVSKEEMNENEEEVLNILLSQENEILTEQEELVSMEQFLRRQIASEKEEIERLRAEISEIQSRQQQHGRSETEEYSSDSESESEDEEELQLILEDLQKQNQELEIKNTHLNQAIHEEREAIIELRVQLRLLQTEKVKQEQRQGQENGGEELGKRTASTTSVQPQKDPVGSETKAGKEPLKPSPSKDRRETPI, from the exons ATGACAGAGTGCTTCCTGCCCCCCACCAGCAGCCCCAGCGAGCACCGGCGGGTGGAGCACCCCGGGGCAATGGCCCGCACTCCCAGCTCCGAGGAGATTAGCCCCATCAAGTTCCCGGGGCTGTACCGAACCGGCCAGCCCTCCCCACCCCACGATGGGCTGCACCAGCCTGCGGACGTGGCCTCCGACGAGGAGAAGGACCACAGCAAGAAGAAGGGGAAGTTcaagaagaaggagaagagga ACGAGGGCTACGCAGCTTTCCAGGAAGACAGCTCGGGAGATGAAGCTGAAAGCCCCTCCAAGATGAAGCGTTCTAAGGGGATCCATGTGTTCAAGAAGCCCAGCTTCTccaagaagaaggagaaggactTCAAGGTGAAGGAAAAGCCTAAAGAGGAAAAGCACAAGGAGGAGAAGCACAAGGAAGAGAAGCACAAAGAGGAGAAGCACAAGGAGAAGAAATCTAAAGACCTGACTGCCGCTGACGTGGTCAAGCAGTggaaagagaagaagaagaagaagaagcccaGTGCTGAACAGGAGGCGGTCCCGCAGGAAGCCCCCTGCCTGCGGCCAGTCTTTGGAATCCCCCTGGCAGAGGCTGTGGATCGGACAATCTTATATGATGGTGTCCGACTGCCTGCCGTCTTCCGAGAGTGCATTGACTATATCGAGAACTGTGGTATGAAGTGTGAAGGCATCTATCGAATATCAG GGATGAAGTCCAAGGTGGACGAGCTGAAAGCTGCCTATGACCGGGAGGAGTCCCCTTGTCTTGATGATTATGATCCCCATGCTGTGGCCAGCCTGCTTAAGCAGTATCTGCGAGAGCTGCCGGAGAATCTGCTGGGCCGGGACTTGACAGTCCACTTTGAGGAGGCTTGCAGTCGCGCCTCTGATGCTGAAAAGGTGCAGGAGTTCCAGCGGCTCCTGGCTGACATGCCTTCCTGCAACCACCTGATGCTGGCCTGGCTCTTGGTCCACATGGACCATGTCATTGCCAAGGAGGCCGACACCAAGATGAACATCCAAAACATCTCCATTGTTCTGAGCCCCACTATCCAG ATCAGCAACCGGGTGCTATATGTGTTTTTTACCCACATCAAGGATCTCTTTGGGGATGTGAAGCTGAAGCCGGCAGTAAAACCCCTTCGTTGGTCCAACATGGCCACCATGCCTGCCCTGCCAAAGACACAGGAGAGTGTCAAGGAGGAGATACGCAGGCAG GAGTTTCTTCTGAACTGCCTACATCGAGACCTGCAGGCAGGAATTAAAGACCTATCGAAGGAGGAGAGGCTGTGGGAGGTCCAGCGCATACTGACAGCACTAAAACGGAAGTTGAGAGAGGCTAAAAGACAG GAGTGTGAAACTAAGATTGCCCAGGAGATTGCCAGTCTTTCCAAGGAAGATGTCTCTAAGGAagaaatgaatgaaaatgaagaGGAGGTCCTCAATATCCTGTTGTCTCAG GAGAATGAGATCCTCACAGAGCAGGAGGAGCTGGTGTCCATGGAGCAGTTCCTGCGGAGACAGATTGCTTCTGAGAAAGAAGAAATTGAGCGTCTCCGAGCTGAAATCTCTGAAATTCAAAG CCGCCAGCAGCAGCACGGGCGCAGTGAGACAGAGGAGTACTCCTCAGACAGCGAGAGTGAGAGCGAGGATGAGGAGGAGCTGCAGCTCATTCTGGAGGACCTGCAGAAACAGAACCAGGAGCTGGAG ATTAAAAACACCCACCTCAACCAGGCGATCCACGAGGAGCGAGAGGCGATCATTGAGCTGCGGGTGCAGTTGCGGCTGTTGCAGACCGAGAAAGTGAAGCAGGAGCAGCGGCAAGGCCAGGAGAACGGGGGGGAGGAGCTAGGGAAGCGCACTGCCAGCACCACCAGTGTTCAGCCACAAAAGGACCCCGTGGGGTCTGAGACCAAGGCTGGCAAGGAGCCTCTTAAACCATCTCCCAGCAAGGACCGCAGAGAGACTCCCATCTGA